A region from the Manihot esculenta cultivar AM560-2 chromosome 13, M.esculenta_v8, whole genome shotgun sequence genome encodes:
- the LOC110629620 gene encoding mitogen-activated protein kinase kinase kinase 18, which translates to MDWTRGHTIGRGSTATVSLAVSLHSGDVLAVKSAELDQSKFLQREQKILSSLASPHVVSYKGYDITRENNKVMYNLFLEYISGGTLTDEVQAHGGKVEESVIRNYTYGIVQGLDYLHSNGWVHCDIKGRNILIGKSGVKIADFGCAKRVDAVEAAAPIGGTPMFMAPEVARGEEQGFASDIWGLGCTIIEMASGGSPWRNASDPVSVMYRIGFSDHLPEFPSSLSAQARDFLDKCLRRDPKQRWTTNQLLRHPFLGKSNSHAKQIEESKSSSNSPTSILDKGFWNSLDESEAEAENLVQRSDESSGKERIRRLSLISGGPSWDWDETWIPVRGNSTEAKDDVISYSSEYQESFGGSEQSLEDLLDRNINDRISEEFCKYGKDSFLISSNLEFNRHVDILLNPYIPNLFLQA; encoded by the coding sequence ATGGACTGGACCAGAGGCCACACTATAGGCCGTGGCTCCACCGCCACCGTCTCCCTCGCGGTGTCTCTCCACTCCGGTGATGTTTTGGCTGTCAAATCTGCTGAACTTGACCAATCAAAGTTCTTGCAGAGAGAGCAAAAGATTCTTTCTTCTTTAGCTTCTCCTCATGTAGTTAGCTACAAAGGATATGACATTACTAGGGAGAACAACAAGGTTATGTACAATCTTTTCTTGGAGTACATTTCCGGCGGTACACTTACCGATGAAGTTCAGGCTCACGGTGGCAAAGTAGAAGAATCGGTGATCAGAAACTACACTTATGGAATTGTTCAAGGTCTAGATTATCTAcattcaaatggctgggttcaTTGTGACATCAAAGGCAGGAACATCTTGATAGGGAAAAGTGGAGTCAAAATTGCGGATTTTGGTTGCGCCAAAAGGGTTGACGCGGTGGAAGCTGCGGCGCCAATTGGCGGCACACCCATGTTTATGGCACCGGAGGTGGCGCGTGGAGAGGAACAGGGGTTTGCTAGTGATATATGGGGTTTAGGGTGTACAATTATTGAAATGGCTAGTGGTGGTTCACCGTGGCGTAATGCGAGTGACCCAGTTTCTGTTATGTACCGGATTGGATTTTCCGATCACTTGCCAGAGTTCCCCAGTAGTCTATCGGCGCAAGCAAGAGATTTCTTGGATAAGTGTTTAAGAAGGGATCCAAAACAGAGGTGGACAACAAATCAGCTTCTGAGGCATCCATTTCTGGGAAAATCCAATTCTCATGCAAAACAAATTGAAGAATCTAAATCAAGTTCAAATTCTCCAACAAGCATTCTTGACAAAGGCTTTTGGAACTCACTGGATGAatcagaagcagaagcagagaATCTGGTCCAAAGAAGTGATGAAAGTTCAGGCAAGGAGAGGATCAGACGGCTGTCCTTGATTTCAGGTGGGCCCAGTTGGGACTGGGATGAGACGTGGATCCCCGTTAGAGGCAACTCAACTGAAGCTAAAGATGATGTGATTAGCTACAGTTCAGAGTACCAAGAAAGCTTCGGCGGCAGCGAGCAATCATTGGAGGACTTGTTAGATAGAAATATTAATGATAGGATTAGTGAGGAATTTTGTAAATATGGGAAAGATAGTTTTTTAATTAGCAGTAATTTAGAGTTTAATAGGCACGTAGACATATTGTTAAATCCTTACATTCCAAACTTATTTTTACAAGCATAA
- the LOC110608127 gene encoding S-type anion channel SLAH1 — MEALFPPPPQHCSPLKIIKDSIISILASFHAGYFRISLSLCSQALLWKILGDQSIEDAHALRRVFQMLPSTAFLLIWSIALFTVTSLSLLYILRCLVHFEMVKLEFLHHVGVNYLFAPWISWLLLLQSSPFFTPKTMYYLVLWWVFVIPMVVLDVKIYGQWFTKGKRSLSTAANPTSQLSVIGNLVGARAAAQMGWKETCICMFSLGMAHYLVLFVTLYQRLNVGNCLPTMLSPVFFLFIAAPSMASLAWDSISGCFDNLAKMLFFLSLFLFLSLISRPTLFKKSTRKFNVAWWAYSFPMTILALASADYAQEVNNTIAHGVMLVLSSLSVLVTLGLVVFTALNTDKLFLPNDPAVSSPSSNNP, encoded by the exons ATGGAGGCATTGTTTCCACCACCACCTCAACACTGTAGCCCTCTCAAGATCATTAAAGACTCCATTATTTCAATCTTGGCAAGTTTTCATGCTGGATATTTTAGAATAAGCCTGTCCCTTTGCAGCCAAGCCCTGCTGTGGAAGATCCTCGGAGATCAATCAATAGAAGATGCACATGCTCTTCGTCGTGTGTTTCAAATGCTACCCTCCACAGCTTTTCTTCTTATTTGGTCAATTGCTCTTTTCACAGtaacctcactttctcttctttACATACTTAGATGTTTAGTTCACTTTGAGATGGTGAAGCTTGAATTCCTCCACCATGTAGGAGTAAATTATCTCTTTGCTCCTTGGATTTCTTGGCTTCTTTTGCTTCAATCATCTCCATTTTTCACCCCAAAGACTATGTATTATCTTGTCCTTTGGTGGGTTTTTGTGATTCCAATGGTGGTTCTTGATGTTAAAATCTATGGCCAGTGGTTTACCAAAGGAAAGAGGTCTTTGTCAACCGCCGCGAATCCGACGAGTCAACTGTCGGTGATAGGGAACCTGGTGGGAGCCAGGGCGGCAGCTCAAATGGGGTGGAAAGAGACTTgtatttgcatgttttcattAGGCATGGCACATTATCTTGTGCTATTTGTCACCTTATATCAAAGATTAAACGTGGGAAATTGCCTGCCAACGATGTTAAGCCCAGTTTTCTTCTTGTTCATTGCTGCTCCAAGCATGGCGAGTTTGGCTTGGGACTCCATTTCTGGATGCTTTGATAACTTGGCAAAGATgctcttctttctctctcttttcctcttcttatcCCTG ATTTCAAGGCCAACCCTATTCAAGAAATCCACAAGAAAGTTCAACGTGGCATGGTGGGCATACTCTTTCCCAATGACAATTCTGGCATTGGCTTCAGCAGATTATGCACAAGAGGTGAATAATACCATTGCACATGGCGTAATGCTGGTGTTATCTTCTCTCTCAGTTCTGGTAACTCTTGGTTTGGTGGTGTTCACTGCTCTGAATACTGACAAGCTTTTTCTACCCAATGATCCTGCAGTTTCAAGTCCTAGCAGTAACAATCCTTAG